From the genome of Malus sylvestris chromosome 13, drMalSylv7.2, whole genome shotgun sequence:
GAGAGCCATAtccccaataagattgcttgttcaaaaatcgaagaggcaacgctctccgaatctcgagagccagatccccaacaggattacttgtttgaaaaccgaaaaggcaccgctctccgaacttcgagagccagatttccttggataaagcttgtctacaatcttcacacgcaacatcagctttccagataccacagaccactttttcaaagtgctctgacaaagttaaaacacatgaatcttgcaACTcacactacattgctatgaacgagaagggtaaaggaacaacgttACCACTCGCTGTTTGGACAATTCTTCCATATGCCGACCTTCATCCTCTACAACCAGgaagacctgcaaataaaaaaaaattctcaacttttcttcacatccgagagggcactctcagcagagtttttcgaaatactcagcttcttttccctctgataatacctttgcaaataagccacactagagcaagagtatctcatatcatcagggttaaaagcaagagtatcctatatcatgttttttccttgtcttttcctttggctttgttcttacctgtaagacaatGAGAAGGAAAGCAATCACTCAggacttggaatcaagcttccagtcaggaaccccttgcctgattacttacttggcattgctctcgagtactcatcttcaatatcttatacttccagagaagataccacatctgtctaaggaacagatagggcaagtgagaaggatacaaggaagcatgtggagacaagcgtaacaaaaaacgtgccgatacatccactactttgtcaacataaaaagtatcccatatcatcagggtcgaacgtactctagatttgatggacttgttttgaccctcaaattcttgagtcagccttatactctggaggaaaccagaaaaccctccagcccagttcaagaatacgtctgtggaaagttacttcttcaaaagcaaaagtatctcatatcatatcttctccatttgtttctctttatccttgttactgtttacgacacaaggagaatgagaacaatcaaccagaagccgaagtcgaacctccgatccaggttgcttgcttggaagtctgattgcttaccttgtatgttacctccttcggtaaatctcctagctcgacgacttgggggactcctactatagggtttgtatcgcacttgaccaaacctgaaactacaagtaagcttcaagtgaaattgatacattaccttgtgcatcttcattggttaaagataccatccctggatggaggaaaagtacttccagagaagatgtcacatctacatatgagacagataaggcaagtgaaaatgataccacacttcggtacttagaagtttcgtgattactcaatggcttggatcttgcaagtccccaaccgaggagcttccctcactagggaacttaggggagcactgtttgtaccatacttgaccaatcctgaaactactgagcactggtcaacgttataccgtcaaggacccagaagagtttcccttcaaccaggaggccaatcacagcatgacacgcgtcgacatcagaagccaatcatagcgcgacacgtgtcaacatcagaagccaatcacaacacgacacgtgtcaatgtcagaatgaaactagaaactctcttctataaatagagataattctctcacaatatttcctaatgtcatttgtactaaatcattcacttgtactcactaaaggagagcttgaacctatgtacttgtgtaaacccttcacaattaatgagaactcctctactccgtggacgtaaccaatttgggtgaaccacgtacatcttgtgtttgcttccctgtctctatccatttacatacttatccacattagtgaccagagcaatctagtgaaggtcacaaacttaacactttctattgtactaaagtcctcactgattttgtgcatcaacagattttatggtggaacctcaatttcatcaataTATACATATGCTTTGTTTGATCTATTTACCTTTGAGAACAAGGGATTAAAATATTTAAGCTACTAGGGTTAGCTCAGTAGTGAGGATTACCAGAGATTTAGAGTAAGCTTTGAAATATATAATTGCTGGGTATACGTACTTGTCCTCCTTTTCAATGATTTTCTTATAATTTGagaggaaaactaataaaaagggcttgaaaactttgagttttaatgataaggacaaaataaaaggtaaagtgaatagtaccaggattgactttttagtgtaaaaatatggtttttcgttaaagtgaacagtaccgagtgcttttcgttaaagttccttaatTTGAGTGCATGTGTGGACACTGGACACAGATGGCAGCAACTGCGATTTGTCAGAAGAGAAGAATCTGCTCCCAAGTTGTTTTTATGGTAAATGTGAAAGTTTGAGTTTGCGTTTATATACTTCCAACGCAGCTCGACAGCCTCCTTTGGTGAAGCCTTGGATTTTACACTAGATACCACCCaatattttttcaattctatcCATGGCTAAGCTATGACCCATATTTTGGCATTTATAAATAAATTCCCCACCCATTGTCAACCGCtttaaactgaaaataaaataattcaacGTAAATAAAGTCTGTGTGAAAGAACAAGgctttttgttattattattattattattattttaaaaaatgacaGTAGGTTATATATTTCAATCTCTCAACTTCCCTAATCTTTTATTTATTAGCATGGATGAATGTAGATGTTAGGAATAAGTCAATTTCATCTCCACTTTGGGAGCTATATATGAATTAAATGGTTAGTCAAGAAATTAGATATAAGATCCTTTTAAGTTGACACAATCTCGAAAGTGAAATCTACATCGGGGAAAAAGAGACTTTGCATATGCTTAAGGAGTTGAATTACttctcatattgtcaattagttttatgatagAACCTAGAGTTTGGCAACTCTCATATTGACAATTAATTTTATAGTGGAACATCAATTAAGGTACTACTAagataaagagaaaaaaaaatatggagaaGAGAGATATATTGAGTAACTTCTCCACTTGGAGTTACACTCGGGGCCTTACTAGATGCGGACTGTTTTCCTCTCAATGATAAAGATGATCCCCCACTTTTATTAGGCACTTCTATGACTGCTAATGTCACATGATGCTTAAGATGCAATAGTATGTTGATATCTAAGGTTTACCAATTACCCTAATAGTAATATACTAGAAGATGTGACGATCGAAAGTTGACAATATTATATCGATATAACTAACCCTACTTCTAACAAACATTTCAGAGTTGAAAGATCACCAAACATTAATTCCAGCCTGAATTTGTCTGGAGACTTTTAATTATCAGCTCTGGCTCCAATAGTATTCATAACATTAGTGAAGTAGTTGATTGAAATTCAATAAACCAACCTACTTGAACTAAAAAAGTTTGACGCATTAATAAAGCAATAATGTTTGGGTATTAAAAAATGAGTAAGGATTCGTATTCAAAATTCTTCGtgttcaaaacacaaaactttgtgcttatgatcagaaccgttcatattatgaatcattttgtaaaaattatctccgcaaaaatgaattaaaactaaggtcgtttagttaATCTATTGCAGAAATATATAGACCGTTTGTAATGCTTTTACAAATTTTGTTAatctatttttatataattagatGACTCAACGACTTTAGTTTTAATAGATTTTTTGCAGAGACAATTTTTatagagtgatttataatatgaaaagATTCGATCATAAGTACGAAGTTCTATGAATAGATAACGAATAGTTTTAAGTAGAAACTTCTACTCATCTTTTGATAGCCAAATATTATTCCATATAGATATGTCAAATTATAATATACAGTTACTGACTAGTTAGTGTTCAATTTTACTTGTTTCATACCTGTGGtccaataatattaaaaaatctgTCATTTTAATTTGGGAAGTGTTATGACACTccatctcattttacacttcaaattttctataattagaaagaaaaatacacttgtgatgagtgtataatgaattttttttatagctaataacaattccctttaattttcttaaaaaaacttTGCTATCATTGTAACCAAACAtccaaatttttccttcaaacccgttgtgacaacccgtccctaattttacgtttttattaactttaaagcgtgaatttacgaaaatacccAAGAGGCAAGGACTTTGACTTCCGTTGACCATTGGTTTAAGAGATGTAGGACTTATTCTTTTAACGTATTTAAGTAATACTCGTCATTACGAACACATAGGTGAAAACCGTTtacgagtccggattataacggtatagttacaaacgtttgaaattggttacttattttttttgttaagtaATTTTGAACTCCCACCATGTGGGAATGGTAACCAATCTGAGGTGAGGAAGGGATATAAGTGACCAATCAGAATTTAGGTGGAGGAGCCCAATCTGAAatcaggaaaaaaaacaaagaaagaaaaaaaagagtagcCTTCCCGTCGACCCACCCCACCGCGAGCTCCCATTTTCCAAGGCTAATTCCAGCCAACTCCGGTGGAGTTTTTcgacgccaccaccaccatcttgaagctctcattcccctctacaaaacccaaCCAAGAACCACCTTTATAAACCACCACATGTGGTGGGGCGAAGCCACGAAATCTGACGCGTCAAAACCGTGTCTTGCCactcttttcaaattttcggcAAATCGGCAAAGCAATGGCTGATGCCACCACTTGGTctttgtagcccatcatcccaTGAGAAAATCTCAACCAACCTTGACCTCGTTGGACCACTGTAGACGACGAATCGACGCCGGAAAGCTTTAGGCACCCGCCGGCTTTGTGGGAAAAATTGACCATCTTCcgtccacttttggacttcatGGCAGGTATAAAAGTTGTTCCACTTaatgagatcttcatttctgtgatGTTGAGAAGAAATAGTTGAGAAGAAATAGTTTGACAAGAATGAGGTcagaaaataaaactttaataaAAGTCTTCTCAACAATATAATCCCTCAACGTAACACCTGTTTAGCTTCCAGAAGTATATTGTTGAGAAGACTTttattaaagttttattttctgACCTCATTCTTGTTTTATCCCTCCAGGTCTAGTAGTAGAGCTTTCGTATCTACGAGGATTTGTGGCaagtcttggtattggagattaccttcaatggtatgattttcaatccactctactgtatTTTGCTTATGCTCTGACGTCCCGTGTGAAATAGGTTCATTTCCACTCACGGCACACTCTTGTATTTagacacttttaggtttaaatttatccactttttccacatcatcacactttatggcttcgtcaccttccaggtgtcggccatcacagctcgattcggagtcctagtggacattccgagtCGCAGTGTGTCACCTGTTATCAAACAAAAACCTTCTTCCTCCATCTCTCTTTACAATCAGAGCCACATATTTAGACATATTTTTGCTTCCACAATTATTCTGATGGGTAGGCTGCTATAAATAGATATGTGGGTATCATGCTTGTTTCTGACTACATATATTATAAagtacaacaatatatattGATTATTGTTATCTGACCAACACGTTTATACTTagactgtaacatcccacattgtccagaggagtggatcctgtaagccttatatgtatatttccatctctacctagcacgatgccttttgggagcttactggcttcaggtttcatcagaactccgaagttaagtgagttcgcgcgaaagcaatctcatgatgggtgacccactgggaagttctcgtgtgagttctcagaaacaaaaccgtgagggtgtggtcggggcctaaaacggacaatatcgtgctacggcggagtcgagcccgggatgtggtggggcccggaccgagatgtgacaatttggtatcagagccaaagtgtgccgacgaggacgttggggccctaagggggtggattgtaacatcccacatcgcccaggggagtggatcatgtaagccttatatgtatattctcatctttacctagtacgaggccttttgggagtttactggcttcaggttccataggaactcgcGAGAGCAATcttatgatgggtgacccactgagaagttctcgtgtgagttcctagaaacaaaaccgtgagggcatggtggggtccaaagcggacaatatcgtgctatggcggagtcgagcccgagatgtgaTGGGGCCCGGACCAGGATGTGACAGTGGGTGAAGTGTTGTGCATATCAAATGCATACTTTAATATGATTGTTTCTATACCACCGATATTAAAAGGGAGAAGTTGAACCCGAACTTTGATAGAGTACTTTAATCCATCTAAGCTAAAATCTTTTGCTAGGTAATCGTTTTTATGAAGGGGAAATTCGGTGATGAGAGTATATATGTATTTATGGCGCAACTAGAAAGTTCGGTCTTGGGAGGCACAATTAGTAGTGGCGGATGCAGATTCTTCTGGAATCCCAAAAACAACGTGCGTAGCGcaccaaaaaaatttcaaactttttaaGTGAGATATTTTGTCGAGCACATGACCAACACATACCTATTGTGTGTTTAGTGTAAATCCATTTCTGCCCGCCTTTGTGCCATTTTAATTGTACTATTAGGTTAAtgggtaatgttaggaagactaaatttcaagacaaagttttgaaactcaagaacatggaagttgatgattcgtttattacttaaacattgaTAAATGTGCTTATTCATATTgataacacatcatttagtttcaaaatttagtctccctagcattactctttggGTCAATACTATTATAGTAAACAAAGAGATAATGATATATGGATAGGGTTGAGAGGTCAAACTTTATTAGACCTATGGGAGGAGAGAGGGTTAATGGACCTTTTGTTAATTAGTTTTCCAAAGCTTAATTTGAATTATAAAACGGTGCAGATTGTTGTAGCATTATCTATGGCAGGCATTTGTAACGTCGTTATTGAGTTATTGTCTTGTTTGGTCATCTACTTAATTTGCACATGCTTCCCCAACTATGCTGCTCCTTCTGCGTTTTTTGATGTGGTtagttctctctccctctctctatctccAAGTTAATGTTGCTCTAGGATCAGGCACGGACCCAGCCTTGTCTGGGGTGTGCTGCAGCCCACCCGAGACTTGAGATGCAGAAACATATATAGGTAGTTAATCCATTAAGCCATCTTGCTATACCCAGCTGAAGCTGATTCACTCTTACCAGTTCACCTCATACTTCTCTTCTACCATTGTTTTGTATACATAAACTTCATATACACCTGatgtatattatatatgatttttttcatgagtgttatTGTAGTTGAAGATGTGGAAATAATGATATAAAAATAATTGTACAAGGTTTGACaagttgtataaaatttcaaaaatatcatATAAAAACATATGAGACTTTGCCAAAAGTTTTAGGTGAGGAAAATTAGAGGTTAAGCCCACCCTAATTTTTAATTCTGGATCCGTGCCTGTCTAGGATGTTGTTAGCTTGCTCTCTTTTTGACCACGTCACATATTTTCAAACAATAATCACAATACACACCAAATTAACTTTACTTATTTGCTAATTGTCCTTGCCATGTCACAGTATCAAATAACATAACAGTTGAGTGGCCTTCAAAAAATTACCATAGCCTGCGCTACATCCACATAAATTTATGTTATTATTTGAAATGAGGTTGACTAAGCACAAAACTAATGTATAGGTGacagttttttgttttctttccaacAACGTATATGTAGTTGACATTGGGgcctcacacgagaactttccagtgggtcatccatttTGGGAATACTCTCACGCGAACTTGCTTaatttcggagttccgatggaatccgaagccagtgagctcccaaaaggcctcgtgttaggtagaaatgagaatatacatataaggcttacatgattcacttccctgggcaatgtgggatgttacaatccacccccctcaggggcccgacgtcctcgtcggcacacatccggccagggattggctctgataccaaattgtcacatcctggcccaggcccccaccacatccccggttcgactccatcgtagcacgatattgtccacttttgGCCCCGACCACGTCCTAACTAACCAAGCAAGATCACCCCTAAAATACATATAGTCCCCTTATGCGTATTAACTAGGCATGATCATAAGCAAACACATAATAGTTCGGTCTCCCAATgtagattaaccaagcatgaccatccatgtaccactttgttacaTGGTGTAGTCACATCATCACACATCATATAACATACATCATTTCAATATGAATCACAATTGTAAGCATCGATTCCACATGGTAGATAAATATCTAATCACACAGACGTACAAGTTCTAtgtaataattataatataatcCCTGACTTATCTCTTCATACTAGTGGTTGCACATTATCATTATTGTCAGCATGAAGCTTAAAAGCGTAAATTCCTGTAAAGTGCTACTTGCATGCAAACTGCAGTACATATGGTCTACTAACCAAGATAGACCCACTCAGCGCTATCGGGTCTTTAGTAATGCTAATTTTAGTACTTAAAAATGATGAGGTGCAAGGCCTGCCAAGGAAGATGCATCTGTCCAAAAATGTTTGCCTTCAAGTTCTTTTTGTATTAGAGAGAATATATGTAACATTACAACATATGTTTGTGAAATTCAGAAAGTGAAAGTTGGTTTCATGGTTGTAACTTGTAGGCTTTCTtcatttcatgaaaattaaaatttttccaTTTCCTcaatttagtttcaattttttatattaattaattcatgTTGGCACAATTACAATAAAAGTGCCAACATGGCTGGAAAAGTTTATCTGACAAAGTTGTTAGAAGGGGGCACAGATGGACAACTGTTTGTGCTTGCCCCTCTGGCACAAACACCCTATTGTGCTCTTTCGGCAAAGGGCACGCCCAAAGAAGGCACATATACAATTTTGGTTGCTACACTATTGCTATTGATCTATCGGCACATATGTTGGTGTCCTTAGACCTCAAAGGGCACAAATAACCTTTTGTGCAcagtgcccatatttttttgtAGTGCTACTCAATTATGCTTGTCGAGTTCCATTGATTGATTATAGAAATCTATGTTGTCTGTTAGAAAGTACCATGGGAAATGTCGGAGAAACAATGAACAacgaaaggcttgatcttgCCTTAGGttacataggcagtctaacatAAAAGTTAGATGTAGTCATGAAGTAGAAAAGTTGCTACCCTATTGAACCGTTGGGTTGTTTTGGACATGTCTCGGAAGCGAAGTATGATAGTTGAATAGGTACTTTCTGACGTCACGTCTTGATCCTAAACATATCTCGAGATCGGGGTGTGGCAATCACAACAAcctagaaaaagaaataatcatgTCATGTCCCATGAGATGATAAATAATTAAGTTTCAAATATAGCACTGGCAGGGCAGGATGTGCCCACTAAGGGCAGCTGCCCCCACTCAACTCTTTTTGCTATGAAAAATGGTGTAATTAAAACTGTAAATTACCCATATACTCCTAAATGAAGTCTCAATTTAGCACTAAACTCAAAATACCCTCTCACGTTCTATATTTTTCCTGCCCTCTTACCATTTCGAGCTATGTAATTTTCTCATTAGCTAATGGTTTACAAATTTACCCTTCTAAACACTAGTTACTCAAATCAGGTTGGACAATAAATTGATAGCAttctttcaaaattttaatttaaattcatcATTCGAAGTTGACtcactaaaaatatttttggctccatcCATGACATATAGTATGCAACTACTAGTAACCAACTCagattataattaattaaatcaatTCGCACGGCAGAGAATGTCAACTTAAAATTCCAGGACAATCCTCCCTATCACCGAGGCCTATAAGACCAACTGAAAGTCTAGAAAACATACTATGTCAACCATCCCATTAACAAATTTCACATAAATTAACttcaaatataaaagaataattaaaaaaggGTGAGCTGAttggcatttttttttattgtgtacTCATAAATgtattttctcaaaacaaaaaaaatttagagtgcaaaatgaattttttaaaataacaattacaacaaccttaaaaaatgaaataatcagGTCAGCCCGGCCCCAAGAGATGATAAAGAAGTTTCACATACAGTACGCAACCAACAGTAAACAACTCAGATATATAACTAATTAACTTCATTAGCACGGCAGAGAATGTCAACTTAAAATTCCTCTGAACCCATTCTTCATAAATAGCTTGTATACATGTTCCTGACCATAATCTGGTACTTAACCAACAACATTTTTAATTGAGGCAATTGCGCCAGTATTTGAAGCATATAGCATCGATCCACAGAAATCGACTGATCGCGATCACAGTGATGGGATCAAGTAACAAGCCTATGATTTACTTCTGCTTCAGTTTGCTTCTCAGGAGCTTATTGATTGCAGCATCTGTGATTGGTGTTGTGTTCATGTTAAGTAGCAAGCAATCTGAAGATTGGTACACTGACAGCAGCCAAACTTACTACGAAAccctttcctttaaatttactCAATCACCGGCCTTCATGTAAGTTTGATGAATCATGTACTTACCTTTGAACTTTTGGTTGTTTCAGTTAAGCATTATCAAACACATTTTTGGCATttcgggtttagggttttattgaTAGGCCCGAACCCGCCCAACCAAATTTTGCTTGTGTGATCGTTTGTCCTTGTCTTTTTAATTCGTTAACTCATTTTCTCATACACCCTCTTTTTTATTGGCTCATTTTCTCTTGGCCTAATTTGATCTGACTTTCACCCATCCTCAGTCTTGAAACATTTTATTTGGGTGATAACGATCTTAAACTTTTTGAGACTAACAGTGAGAATTTTCACACCAACTTAACATTCGTCCCAAAAAGTAGAGAGTTTCTATTTCCCCACCTATAAGGACGATTAGGGAGCATGATAACTTTACGTAAGACGTGCACTTTTGTGAGTAGCGACAATGTATTTTATTATCGAATTATTTTGTATCCTAGATCGATCAACCTGCGAAGTAACAAATGCGAGACCCGGCACAGATTTCAGTATGCATATTAGTTGAATATGCTTTTCCTTTTTTAGGTTTGAAGAATTGAGAGCAAGTTTAAGTAGCACCGAAACCTTAATTTGAAACTAATGAAACCGTACGTGCGTGCAGATACTATGTTGCAGCATTATCTCTTTCAGGGCTTTATGGTCTCATTACCATGTTCACATCCTTTTTAGTTATCTTAGCACCAGCTTCCTCAGCAGTCTTGGTCCTTTTTGCGATTTTTGATGTGGTTAGCtcgctcgctctctctctctctctctctatgcttATATGCTAATAATAGACTGAATTTAAATTATACATCCAAATCATTAATCAAATTTACCAACGATCCATATTCACGATCTGGCGAGTACTTTTGTATAGTAAGAACAAACATCTACATAAAAATAAAGGAATATGTATAACTAATCTTGGCAAAATATGTGACACAGTTGATATTGGGGATCATAGCGTCGGCCACAGGCACTACTGGAAGTGTTGCATATATCTTGCTAAGGGGCAATGAAGATTTTAGATGGTCGGATTCCTGCTATGCTTACAACAAATTCTGTCGACATCTCGGGGTCTCTTTCGGGGTTTCTTTAGTAGCCTCCATTTTGCTTGTCTTGCTTCTGTGGACCTCCGTCATCACTCTATCCAAAAGGATCTCCTCCAAACGGATCAGCCCACCACCACAGTTTCAATTAGTATCAGGGACACCTACTTAACGCTTTAGAAACATTTTCTGTACGCgcgtatgtatgtatatgcgtGTGTATGCCCGGACCTGAGTGTTGTGATCCAAACATCCCGTATTAATTGTACTTATAATGTATGCTAGCTCTCTCTTATTGTAATATAGCGTGAGTTTGTAATGGTTAATAATATGTGATCATAAACATTTCTGGAATTTTGGAATTCATGAGgctctttcttccttcttattCAATATCCATCTTTAAGGAGATTTAAATTCATTACTTCCGCCAACAAAATTAATAGAGACAGTGTACTATTAAGTTAAGCACGGACTATCACAAAAGTGCGTAAAGGGTCGGTAACTACTGCCATACGTATCTCTACAATGACTAAATGAATACGTAAGACCTGTCAAACCATAGAGACACTCTAAGATCCATTTCCGTAGCTTCTCTCATATCAATTCAAGATTAGAAATAGATGAATGGACACGTTTTATTGAGCTTAAATTGGAGGCGTTTACAGTAACTAATTCCAAAACATGATCGAACAAGCCTATATGGGTATGCCTAAATTGTATACccaaaaagtgaaaaagaaaaattcatgagATACATAATTACTTATTTAGTGAAAGCAGGAGTGACCCAAGTGATGGTTACGTAACTCATAATATATAAACACCCATTTCGTTCAACCAACACTACGTAGactattttcacacacaaaaAGGATAAGATCCATATCTTATAATCCACCTATTTTCACACTGAAGTGTCTGTCTAGAGAtgaacattattattattataatgaTTCCATCATCATCTTTCTGCACTGAATTTCTTGAAGGTTATGTGGAAGTAGTTAGCTGAAAAGCTTTCTTGAAGGTCTCTCGCTTGAACTTGAATGGTAGGTGATATATACAGATTACAGATCAAAAGAAAAGGTTGGCCACTTTCTTGGGAGAGAAGCAAAATACAATTGTGTGCACTATGATAATACCTATAGTTTAATTCGTAGTTAAAAGTCACATCAAACACATAATTTGCGTGTTGTTGTTCCAATCTCTAGAATCAGTATTCTTTCTCTTTATCATATTTTGTTTCTTCCACCCGGATAATAGATTATGCACTAATAATGTTAAGATATTGaattaagtttaattaattctgctttaatttgtttcttttttcccCCTTCGGATCAACCAAGCAGAATAAGAATAATATGGGTGCTGATCTCACGTCAAAACAAAGGCAAatgtctctttcttttttcttttaattttttaatcagACGCAAATGATTGGAAGAAAaactatatgaaaaaaaatgttaaggagattCTCTCAGAAGTTAGACTTTTTATGAATTCTTTGTTacctcacagtttaacgttaattttcatGCCAACATTATCAAACATTGTTAAAAAATATGAGGTGACAGAGAGTCTATGAAAGGtctcacttttgagagagtttcCTTAATATTTgtcatataatttttctttcaatcatttatgtttgattaaaaaattaaaagaaaagagaaagagacATTTGCCTTTGTTTTACGTCAGATCAGCGCCCATAGTATTTGTATTCTGTTTGGTTGATCCGAATggggaaaaagaaacaaattaagCAGAATTAGCTTAAACTTAATTCAATTTCTTCATCATTATTAGTGCATAATCTAATATCCGGGTGGAAGAAAAAAATAGGATAAAGAGAAAGAATACTAATAATTAGCGGTTCTAAAGGTTGGGATAACACCACGCAAATTATGTGTTTGA
Proteins encoded in this window:
- the LOC126597689 gene encoding CASP-like protein 1; amino-acid sequence: MGSSNKPMIYFCFSLLLRSLLIAASVIGVVFMLSSKQSEDWYTDSSQTYYETLSFKFTQSPAFIYYVAALSLSGLYGLITMFTSFLVILAPASSAVLVLFAIFDVLILGIIASATGTTGSVAYILLRGNEDFRWSDSCYAYNKFCRHLGVSFGVSLVASILLVLLLWTSVITLSKRISSKRISPPPQFQLVSGTPT